GGAACACCATCCAGCGCTGCGCCTTCCACGGTGGCTCCAACCTCGGCAGTGGCGTGCTGCTGACCGGCGGCCAGACGGACGGCGCAAACGGCAACCGGGTGCTGCACTCGCGCTTCATGAAGCTGCGCCGAGGGGTGACGGTAGACCACCCACTGACGGCCTATACCTTCATCGAAAACAACTATTTTGAGTTTACTGATATTCACATTGAAGCCAATGGCCTGGTAAGCGCGGCGTTCAACAATCACGAGTCCAAGGGACTACCGAGCCGGGGCAGCGCCTATTCCATTCGTGCAGGTGGGCGTCAGAGCGTCATCGTCCACAATAACCGGGTGGCCGAGTGGCTGGAGTTCCTGACGCTGGATGTAGGCGTCTCGGACGCCCTGCTCACGTATGTCAGCCATGCCGATCAGGGTCCCGAGGGCGTCATTGGGCGCAACAACCTGCCGGGGTTAAAGCAGAAGGCCGTGCTGTTCGCTGATAGCACGACGGTGACCAGAGATGTGCAGGCGCTCCCGGCGGCGACGACCATCACTGAGCGGGAGAATCAAAATGCCCCAATCACCGCGAACAAGCGGACGAAGGAGCGCTACCGGCTCAATACCACAGATCCCGATCCGACGAAATGGGTGAACGAAATTGGCTGGAGCATCGATGACCAGACGGGGCTGGAAACCAAGCGTGCTGCCAACGCTGGAGCATTGTTGGCGAACGGTTTTTGCAGCGGCAACCCGAATCTCAACCCTGTGGGCGGCGTGGTGGGGTACGGCATCGGGAGTATGCTGCGCGACACGACCACCGGACGGATCTACACGAAGCGAACAGGGTTCAGCTCCGGCACGGGCTGGGGAGCGGTGGGGAGCGACAGCACGAGCATCAACAACGCCGGGGCAGGCGGAGCCATCGTGCTGGGCGTCGGGTACGAGTGGGCAGACAACCTTACAGCCACGCTCTACAACAACGGCTCAGCCTGGACTAATGCCACACTGCCTGCCCCCAAATACAACGGCCAGCGCCTCACCGTCATCGCCCTTCAAGGGCTGACGCTCACAGCAGGTTCAACCATCATGCCTGCTACCGACATCCCCATGACCATCAATCAACTCATGCAGTGCGTGGGGTTCAACGGGACGTGGCGCAAGGTGGGTTAATTGCCTGTCGTATCAGCCTCGTATGCCGCTTCGTCATATTGCCGAATCGCCACATGCACGCTCCCCTGAGCCGCGCTGGGGAAGGTTGCGGTCACGGTTTTCAGAGGGGTTGTTCCGCTGAGTTCAATCAGAAACTGAGTCGGGATGCTTCCCCTGGCTTTGGTGAGTTGCACCGTTTCGGCGTGATCGGTATAAGTCAGCGTCAGGCTCAACTCCCGGGTTTGCGGTTTGTCAAAAGCCACTTCCGCAACGTAACGGCTCCCGGCTATACCCGACGATTTTGGCGTATAGGCTATGCTGCTGCCCGGCGCAGTGAAGCTGCCACGTTCAATCTCAGTACTAGGCAGCAAGAGCGGCAGTACCTGCCGGAATTCGGTATCTGGAAAAAGAAACGTGTCGGGGAACTCCCAGATGTACAACTTGGCCCAGGGCTGAGCCGCGTCCAATGCGAAATAGTCGCGGATCGCGCCAAAGGTGCCGCCACCGGACTGGCCCGCGTTGGTCACTTCGGTACCCAAATCCTTTTGTAGGTATGGAACAAAACCAAGAATCGGGGAGGAGTAACTTGACCCTAGTACCACCACTGATGGAGCTGCCTCGTCGTCCAAGAGACCCACTGGGTCAAGTGCCACGCTCTCAGCAGTACGGATGGTTTCAGACAGGGGCGTCCAGGTCGTGTTCGGGCAAGATTTACGGATCGCATAAGGCCAACCACTATTTTTGAAATAAGCGAAGGTGCCCGCTTTCACGTCAAAGTGCTTGGTGTTGAGTGCAGCCTTAAGTTGCGGGTTGATCTCGACGAGCTGTGCTGCCACTGCCTCGCTACCGATTTTTGCACCGTCCGGCGTCCAGTGAGTGTCCTGAGGGTTGTAAATGTTGAGATTTGGATTGATGCGTAGGATCGCGAAGGCCGTGCCGATGTAATCGGCGACTGGCAATCCCGCTGAGCGGTACAGCGCAAGCCGCTGCTGGTTGGCCACCAAACGTTTGTCCAAGTATCCTGGTTCGAGGAGGGCCGCGAAGGGAGTGCCTTGCGCCTCACGCGGGTCGATCCTACCAACGAAGCTCCAGCCGAAGACCGATAGCGGCATGGCGATGAGCTGTGAGCCGTGATACGAGAAGGCCGCTGCCAGGCGACGGAAGTACTCACGAGTGGCTGGGTCCGTCAAGCCCGCGTCTGTCAAGGTGCCGACATCAAAACGGGACAAGATGTTACCCTGATTGTCGAAATAAAACTTGCTACGGTCCGCGAAATCACCACAGTCTGGACGTGCAGCGGATGCAATGGTTCCTAGCAAGGCCAGGGTCAAAAGGATCTGTTTCATTTCATTGTCTCCTTTGGATAACCCACCCGCAAGAACCGCTCTGGAATCTCCCAGATCACCACTTGCGGCGGGTTGTCTTTCCGGTCTTGCCCTGACAGATACTCGCGCATCGGCACAACCGGGCCTTTGCCTTCCTGTGCAGCATTGAGGACTTCCGTGCCCAGCGCTTTGGACAAAGCCCCATCGAAGTGCCAAACGTTGTTCTTGCTGACAGCGCTGTAGCTGGTCCCGACCAGTGTCACGGCCAAACTCTCGTCTCCCAGCAGTCCGCCGCCGCCTGCGTCGGTGCGGGTGTAGACCGCTTCTTGCACCGTGTCGGGTGAGGGACCTTCACCTTCCGGTACTGGAATGTAGCGCAGCAGATCGCCCGAACGTTTGACTGGAGGTTTCTTCGATGCCGCATACGTTACTGCTGGCAAATCCAGACCCAATCCCTTTACGACAGGCGCAAGGACCTGTGCCGCCACAGTTGCCCCCAGCGGTGTCCAGTGGGTGTCGGTGTGGAAGAACAGGTCGCCTCTTGACCTGTCTGCCTTAAAGTCGGCAGCGAGATCCGGCGTGGGAACGCCTGCCATGACGAGCTGCTGGCGGAAGTCCTCGTAAAGCGAGGCATTCACCTCGGGCACCTTGACGCCGCCCAGCTCGTCCGCGTAGACCCGCACCTTGGCCGGAACCAGAGCCACCACCAGCTTTGCGCCGTCCTTGGCCAGCTCGTCCCGGACCTGCTTGATGTACGCGACTTTGCCCGCGATCTCTGCGGCGTCGGTCTTGGCCGTCTGGAATTCCTCACTGGTGAACAGCCAGCCGTTTGCGCCGATCACAGCCCCATCGCGGGCCTCACCGAACAGGCGGTAATTCAGACCGCCCCACAGGTTCACGCTGGCGTCGCGCCAAGGCACACCCGGGTCAAGGTTGGTCTTTTCGTAGGTTCCCATCCACTGCCCCGTCACCACGTCCTGTCCGGTAGGAAAGGTACGTGTTCCCTTAGAGGTGAGGGCCAGCGCCGCGCCGACCCCCACCACCGCCAGCAGGAAGGCGGCGGGCATCCACTGCAAGACCTTTGGGGCCGCCGGATTGTCGATGTTGGGTTTGACGGTGTCCTGGGCAAATTCAGTCATTCAGTCACCTCAGAACTGGAAATAAAGGAAGGGGGTATAGCTTTGTGCCGACAGCTTCATGATCGCCAAGACGAACAGTGGCAGTAGCGCCACGGTGGCCACCACTGCCGGGCCGGGGCGCAGCAGCTTACTTCCGACATCACCCACCCGCTGTCCCCAGACTGGGGCGACATAGACCAGCACGGCGGCAATCAGCATGGTGATCAACTCGCTAGGCCGTACCTGCCACGCCAACGTGTCACTCAGCGGCACGCCGTTTAGCCCCAGCATCCCCTTGTACATTCGGAAGGCGGCGGGCACATTGTCGGCGCGGAACATCACCCAGCCAAGAATGACCAGCAGCAGGGTACCGGGAATGGTTAGCCAGGTGGGGAAAGGCTGCCACAGCTTGGCTTCCTTCATGCGGCGCTCGATGGCCAGGATGCCGCCGTGCCAGGTACCCCACAGGATAAAGGTCCAGTTGGCCCCGTGCCACAGTCCGCCCAGCACCATCGTCAGGGCCAGGTTGACGTAGGTGCGGGTGCGTCCTTTGCGGTTGCCGCCCAGGCCGATGTAGAGGTACTCGCGCAGCCACGAACTCAGGCTCATGTGCCAGCGACGCCAGAACTCGGTGATGCTGCGGGAGATGTAGGGGTGGTTGAAGTTCTCAGGGAACTTGAAGCCCATCATGGCCGCCAACCCGATGGCCATGTCGGAGTAGCCCGAAAAATCGAAGTAGAGCTGCAAGGTGTAGGCCAGTGCCCCCAGCCAACTGTCAAAAAAGCTGGGGCTGGTCTGGCCAAAGGTGGCCGTCACGAGTGGCGCGATGGTGTCGGCAATCAGCACCTTCTTGGCAAATCCCGTCATGAAGCGGGTGGCCCCATAACTGAACTTCTCCAGGGTGTGGGTGCGGCTCAGGAACTGATCGGCCAGCAGGTTGTACTTCAGTACTGGCCCGGCGATCAGGTGCGGGAACAGGGCGATGAAGGCGGCAAAGTCCAGCAGGTTACGGGTGGGCGGCTCTTCTTTGCGGTAGATGTCCACCAAGTAGGAGATGGCGTGAAAGATAAAGAACGACAGGCCGATGGGCAAGAGAATCGGTGCCCAGGTAAACGGTGCAAACCCCAGGCCAGTCATGGCCGCGTTGAAGCTGCTGATGCCGAAGTTGGCGTACTTGAAGTAGCCCAGCGCACAGAGATTCAGCGTTACGGCCACCGTCAGGAGTTGAAAGCGACGTGGCCCGCTGGAGCGGTCAATCGCTAGGGCGAAGAAATAGGCGGCCAGCGTGACCCCGGCCAGCAGCCACAGGAAATCCAGCCGCCACCACGAGTACAGCGCGTAGCTACCGACCAGAATCCACGCGCTCCGCCCCTTGAAGGGCAGGAGGTAGTAGACGATCAGGAAAACCGGCAGGAACAGGAACAGGAAGACGTTACTGCTGAAGACCACGCCTGCCCCCGCCTTACTTGGTCTTGGTGCTGCTGGTAGTCAACGTGAGGCCGCTGTCGGTAAGGACCAGTGCGTAGGCGCTGCCGCGCTCCAACTTGACACCCTTGAGGGTGCCGAGTGCTTTGGTGCCGCTAAAGGCCGCCAGATCCACGGTGATGCCGTTGACGGCGCGGCTGCCGCTCTCGCCGGGCTTGACACCGCTCACCACAGCCGTTTTGCCGTCGGCAGTCTTGAGGTCGATGCTGACTATTTTACTGAGGTTATAAATCACCAGCAGGGCCTTGGCGCGGTTGTCGGCGGAAGGATCAGTCAGCAGATTGAGCTTAGTCCCATCGGCCACCACGCTGTAGAACTTGCCCGCCTCGACCTTCAGCTTGCCGCTGGTGCCGCCGATCTTGGCAGTGAAGTCGCCCTGGGGGATGACGACGTAAACGCTGGCGGCACCTTTATCAGCGGTGACGGCCTTGTCGCCGAGGGTGGCACTGGGTGCGTTCAATACCCGCACGAAGGCGCTATTGGCAGGTGGGGCCGGATCGTAGAGCAACTCTTGGGCGAGGACAGTGGTACCCGAGAGAAGAAGGAGGGGTAGAAGTTTGTTCATGGTTCACAGATTAAACTCTGGAGCTGAATTGCCCTGAGAAATAGTCGTGCTTGCTTTGACTGCCCCATCCCACGCTACAGCGAGGACGGATGATGGTGACTATGAGACGGCTTTGTTCACGGCAGCCGACGACAGCCGCGTCCTAGGAATCCATAGCGGCAGGTATCGGCCACCCAACACACACCTCAGCCCCCGCCTAGTCGGGGTTTTTTCACGCCCATGTCCAGGTGTCATGGGCGCGGCGAAACTCTAGCCATGACCCCGGAGGCCACTTGAAGCTCACTTTCCTTCTCTTCGGGCCGCTCCTGCTCTTCCCGGCAGCGGTCCTCACCCGGCCCGCAGCCTGCACCCTTACCCTCTCGCCGGATCAGGTGCGTGGCGTGGCCTACCACGTCCGGCTGATCGTCTCTCCTGGCTGCCCGGCCAGCACCGTGTTCCGTATTCGCAAGTCCAGCACCCTGAACGTCAAGCGCAAGGGTGCGCCGTACCAGCCGATCAAGCCGCTCACGGGCGCGTGGGAGATCGGCAAGGCCACCAACACCGTGCCCGCCGCTGAGCTGTGGACCTCGCTCACCTGGCGCTGGGAACTTTACGACGCTGAGCGCTACAGCAACGTCACGGGCGAACTGGGCGCATGGCGGGGCATTGTGCTGGAGCGTGCGCCATGACCAGTCCCGACGATTTCCAGCGGCTCTCAGCAGACATAGGTGAGGTCAAGAAGGTTCTGGAACGCCTCGACCGGAGCGTGGCGGGCGATCCCGCGACGGGCGTGCCGAGCATCCGAGAAACGTTGAACGCCGCCGTCAAGCAGGTTCAAGGCGACATTGACAAGATCAAAGTGGACCTCGCCGCCGTCGATGACGCTGCCTCTGACCGGCTGGACGCCATTGAGCAGGCCAGCCGGATTCAGGCGGCGCGTCAGGAGGGGCAGATGTTGATTATCAAGTGGTTGGGCGGCGGTTCCCTGGCCTCCCTGATTGCTGTGATCGTGACGGTGCTGAAGTTCAGTGGGAGCCACCCGTGAGTCCGCACATTGCCCGCGTGATGCCCGGCTGGGTCGCACCATTCCTGTGGGTGTTCGCCGCGTGTGTGGCCGTGCTGCTGGGCCTGCTGGCCTCGCAGCTCTACAGCAGCATCTGGCGGCCCTCGCCGTTCAGCTACACCGCCGAGGTGTACCTGCCAACCAAGCCGGAGGTCTGCCCCGGCGGGGTGGTGACGTGGCAGCCGCGCCTGATCGTCAACAAAACCCCGACGCTCCTGATGGTGGTGCGGACGCTGTGGGACGCCTCGGAGGGCCGCACGCTCAAGCCAGATACCGACCCGAAGTACTTCATCTGGACCCAGGCGCAGCAGGGGCAGACGCTCAACAGCACCTTCGGCAAGTACCCACTGCCCGCCGATCTGGAGCCGGGGTTTTACGAGATTCGCAGCGCGGCTACGTCGCTCAATTCTGACGCGGCGGCCTACCGGGTGCCATTCGTGATTCCAGAGAGCTGTTTCAAAAAGGGAGCGAAATGAACAAGATTCAACGCAGCATCGACGCCGTTTTGAGCGGCAAGCTCCAGATCGAGCGGGAGCCGAACTACTGCCTCAAGGCAGACCGGCAGGTCATCGAGGATGCAAACGACTGGCGCGGCGGCGAGTGGTACGCCCTCATGGCCATCTCGAAGCACCTAACGCCCGAGAACCGCAGACGTTCGCCCACCGTTCCCTGGGCACGGAGTATGGAGCAGGCGTTCATCGACCAGAAGATGACTGTGCCGCTGAGTGCAGCCAGCGCCGGGGACGTGGTGTTCTCTCGGCTGCCCAGCGACTTCGGTCACATCGGGCTGCTGGGCATTGAGAACGGCCAGCTCTACGTGCTGGAAAACGCCACAGTGCGCCGGGGCCGGTCCCTGGGCGGCTCGCTGAACTGGGTGCCGCTGCCGCAGTGGGGCGGGCTGACCACGGTGGGGCGAATGCCGCGTGACTGGGTATTCGACGCTGCGCCGCCAGCTCCGCCGGTTGTGGTGAAGCCTACCTCAGTTGCTGTGTCTCCTGGTCCTCGCGTGCTGATCGAGAACAGCGGCGGCGGCTGGGACAACGTGGCCGGTCAGCGCATCTCTCGCGGCGGTATCACCGTCAACGCCACCGATCCGGGCGCGGTGTGGATTGCTCTCAGGGGGGGAAAATGAAGAAGACTTTGATTCTCGGAATGCTGCTGCTGGCTGGCACGGCGGCGGCCCAGGCCGACGGCTTCGGCTTCGATCTGACGGGTCTGAGCCTTCTGGGGAGCAGCCCGGCGGCACTCGCGGCGGTGGTGTTCGGCGTGAACAGCACCATCAAGCGCAACATCTCCGTTCGATATGCCGCCTACGAGCCGCCGCGCAAGGAGCCGCCCGCCCCCATCTGGTGGGCCTTGAGTACGGTGTTGGGCGTGATTGGGGGCGTGGTGCTGTACTTCAGCAACCTGGGCGGGAGTTTGCCCCTGTTCGGCCTCACCGGCTGGCCCACCTCCATCTTCTTCGGCCTGGCCGCTGGCCTGACAGCGGTGATCGGGCGCGACGGGACGAAGACGGTGCTCGGCTGGATTGGAAACGCGGCCCCGCCTGCTGTGATCGTGCCCTCGACGGGCGGGCTGGAGGCCATTCCGCTGCTGGGCTTCCCGGCGGCCGAGCCGCCGCAGGATGACGCTGACTTCCCCGCCGCGACCCGCACCGACTGGCCCGCGCTGCATCTGCCGGATGACGCGCCGCTGGCCGATTCGCCTGTCGACCTGCCGCCCGCCGTCATTGTTGCTGCACCCGTACAGGAGACGCCATGAACGAACTGCTCAACCTCATCACCGGGATGGTCGGCGACAAGCTGTCTGTTGCCACCGTCCTCAAGCTTGCGCCCGTTCTTGCGCCGGTCGTCATTGACCTGGCTGATGGTGACGCCCATCTCTCAGCCGAGAATCGACTCAAGGTGCAGGAAGAAATCGAGAAGCTGCGCGAAATGGGGGAACTGTGAAAAAACGATTCGGACTTCTGGCTTTAACGTGCGTCATCGCCCTAGCTTCCTGCGCCCCGGCCCTGCAAGCCGCCCAGCAGGAGCAAGCTTCACTGAAGATCGACGGGCAAAGCGTGGTGTTCATCAATCCCGGCCCGGACACAGCAACGGCCCCGGCGCTGCTGCTGGGCGGCGACTTCGTGACCACCGACCAGAACTGCCGGAAGCGGGCCAGCGGGTACGTCGGGTGTAGCTTGCCAGATGTGACAGCGGGCAAGCTCTATCGGGTCATCATCGACCAGGGCAAGGTCAGCGGCGGATCGGTGACGTACTACCGGGCAGCCAGCGGCGTGCGGCCCATCTACTTGAGGCTGCCGTGAAGAAGAAATACGCGCTGCTGGCTCTGACCGGCTTGCTCATCCTCGGGGCTTGCTCTCAGCTCCCCACTGCCCACCCAGTTCCACCGAATGTCACGGGCGGGCCGCGCTAGACGCCACAAGTCCGCAAGCGCCCGCATTTGCTTTTTGACAGCCTTGATTCTCGCTCTTGTATAATTCGCAGGAGACCCCTGAGTCTCAAAAAAGCCCCCACTCCTGGCCGATGCCGGGAGCGGGGGCATTCTTCGCTTTTGTTCAATGGCAACTTTTACCCATACAATTATGCTATGAGCGAAAAGAAGAATCGTCCGCCTCGGGCAACCGTCAAGGTTACTCAGCAGCTTGAACTACCGACCCCGCTCCAGCAGGTCAAGCTCGATTCCCTGATGGTCAGATGTTGGCGCGCAGGACGCGAAGTGCTCTGGATAAGCGCAGATCACGAAATCCAAGAGGACCTACGCCGCAGTGACTCCCATGCAACCTTGGCCGTGTTCTGGCGCAAGCATATGGAAGGCATCATCTACGTGGACAACGATGGCCGGACAATCAGTGCAGCTGCCCACAAAGGCCTTCATGATTTGATGGTGCAGAATGCCAAGGCGGGAGAATGGCCGTCAAGTACCCCTGATGATTACTACGAAGGGCTACGGCATACATTCGGTACGGAGCCCAATCGGGCAGAGATCGAAGAAGCGCACCGAGAATTTGGCT
This portion of the Deinococcus rubellus genome encodes:
- a CDS encoding alginate O-acetyltransferase AlgX-related protein, whose product is MTEFAQDTVKPNIDNPAAPKVLQWMPAAFLLAVVGVGAALALTSKGTRTFPTGQDVVTGQWMGTYEKTNLDPGVPWRDASVNLWGGLNYRLFGEARDGAVIGANGWLFTSEEFQTAKTDAAEIAGKVAYIKQVRDELAKDGAKLVVALVPAKVRVYADELGGVKVPEVNASLYEDFRQQLVMAGVPTPDLAADFKADRSRGDLFFHTDTHWTPLGATVAAQVLAPVVKGLGLDLPAVTYAASKKPPVKRSGDLLRYIPVPEGEGPSPDTVQEAVYTRTDAGGGGLLGDESLAVTLVGTSYSAVSKNNVWHFDGALSKALGTEVLNAAQEGKGPVVPMREYLSGQDRKDNPPQVVIWEIPERFLRVGYPKETMK
- a CDS encoding MBOAT family O-acyltransferase, with the protein product MVFSSNVFLFLFLPVFLIVYYLLPFKGRSAWILVGSYALYSWWRLDFLWLLAGVTLAAYFFALAIDRSSGPRRFQLLTVAVTLNLCALGYFKYANFGISSFNAAMTGLGFAPFTWAPILLPIGLSFFIFHAISYLVDIYRKEEPPTRNLLDFAAFIALFPHLIAGPVLKYNLLADQFLSRTHTLEKFSYGATRFMTGFAKKVLIADTIAPLVTATFGQTSPSFFDSWLGALAYTLQLYFDFSGYSDMAIGLAAMMGFKFPENFNHPYISRSITEFWRRWHMSLSSWLREYLYIGLGGNRKGRTRTYVNLALTMVLGGLWHGANWTFILWGTWHGGILAIERRMKEAKLWQPFPTWLTIPGTLLLVILGWVMFRADNVPAAFRMYKGMLGLNGVPLSDTLAWQVRPSELITMLIAAVLVYVAPVWGQRVGDVGSKLLRPGPAVVATVALLPLFVLAIMKLSAQSYTPFLYFQF
- a CDS encoding alginate O-acetyltransferase AlgF; this translates as MNKLLPLLLLSGTTVLAQELLYDPAPPANSAFVRVLNAPSATLGDKAVTADKGAASVYVVIPQGDFTAKIGGTSGKLKVEAGKFYSVVADGTKLNLLTDPSADNRAKALLVIYNLSKIVSIDLKTADGKTAVVSGVKPGESGSRAVNGITVDLAAFSGTKALGTLKGVKLERGSAYALVLTDSGLTLTTSSTKTK
- a CDS encoding alginate O-acetyltransferase AlgX-related protein, producing MKQILLTLALLGTIASAARPDCGDFADRSKFYFDNQGNILSRFDVGTLTDAGLTDPATREYFRRLAAAFSYHGSQLIAMPLSVFGWSFVGRIDPREAQGTPFAALLEPGYLDKRLVANQQRLALYRSAGLPVADYIGTAFAILRINPNLNIYNPQDTHWTPDGAKIGSEAVAAQLVEINPQLKAALNTKHFDVKAGTFAYFKNSGWPYAIRKSCPNTTWTPLSETIRTAESVALDPVGLLDDEAAPSVVVLGSSYSSPILGFVPYLQKDLGTEVTNAGQSGGGTFGAIRDYFALDAAQPWAKLYIWEFPDTFLFPDTEFRQVLPLLLPSTEIERGSFTAPGSSIAYTPKSSGIAGSRYVAEVAFDKPQTRELSLTLTYTDHAETVQLTKARGSIPTQFLIELSGTTPLKTVTATFPSAAQGSVHVAIRQYDEAAYEADTTGN